Proteins found in one Fulvitalea axinellae genomic segment:
- a CDS encoding cytidylate kinase-like family protein, with product MPNSDNLRNFLDYLLVREEKGGRGKKSVPFVTITRDVGCEVDGFVRLLTKRLSDISHTPWSVLDKEILRLAASELKLKENELEDMLERSEHYVFDDILASFSENYYNKSEAKAKSILRDVIRDRAKQGHVVFVGRASEIITKGLRGGLRVKVHAPFEWRVDRLSKEWGVSLKEAQEMTEKAEKRKGNFRNLFKENENDYPEYDLTFNKSSLTDLEMVEILVGIYLSRWGKI from the coding sequence ATGCCAAATAGCGACAACCTTAGAAATTTTCTCGACTACCTGCTTGTCAGGGAAGAAAAAGGAGGGCGAGGCAAAAAGTCCGTTCCTTTTGTTACGATTACCAGAGATGTCGGATGTGAAGTTGACGGTTTTGTCAGGTTGCTGACAAAACGGCTGTCCGATATTTCCCATACTCCTTGGAGCGTTTTGGACAAGGAGATTTTGCGCTTGGCCGCATCCGAACTCAAATTGAAAGAAAATGAGTTGGAGGATATGCTGGAACGGAGCGAACACTATGTTTTCGATGATATATTGGCTTCTTTTTCCGAAAATTATTACAACAAGAGCGAGGCGAAGGCAAAGAGTATTTTGCGGGACGTGATAAGGGACCGGGCAAAACAAGGACATGTTGTTTTTGTGGGTCGGGCATCGGAAATAATTACGAAAGGTTTGCGGGGAGGCCTTAGGGTGAAAGTGCACGCCCCGTTTGAGTGGCGAGTCGATCGCTTGTCAAAAGAGTGGGGAGTGTCGCTCAAAGAGGCTCAGGAAATGACCGAAAAAGCAGAAAAGCGAAAAGGGAATTTTAGAAACCTCTTTAAAGAAAACGAAAACGATTATCCTGAATACGACCTGACCTTCAACAAGTCAAGTTTGACTGATTTGGAAATGGTCGAGATTTTGGTGGGTATCTATCTTTCGAGATGGGGAAAAATATAG
- a CDS encoding D-alanyl-D-alanine carboxypeptidase, translated as MKSLLGLLFIVISLNFNVSGSHIQHFKKNKPKRLAKTLLKDSLFANHHFGFILFNPKKNKSVLEINPDKYFTPASNTKLLTLLTILGEFPNSDSLTLFKYHKAGDSLIVQGTGLPSLLHPDFNDTLPEFLTQKKNHIFLSQENKPKRFGDGWAWDDYPYQISAEISDFPIYGNNARFTRQENGKITSVNRIFRDSITNISGPWARNEKKNIFHTNKIKRDTTDIPFITSNELTLALLSDTLKQSVQPWKADFPKSASHFKTAVRDTLLKKMMIDSDNFIAEQLLLHLAIEKYDTTAISIAIDSAVSKHFADLKNQPVWRDGSGLSRYNLNTPSNIIDTYLMLERLIGRKKLLTYLAKGGETGTLKKMFTEEPRIEIFGKTGSMSNNFVFSGYLLTKKGETLLFCFMNTHFSHSVSEMRSGVERILRLVHQSY; from the coding sequence ATGAAATCGCTTTTAGGCCTATTGTTTATTGTAATCAGCCTGAATTTTAACGTATCCGGGAGCCACATTCAACACTTCAAAAAGAACAAGCCGAAGAGACTTGCGAAGACGCTATTGAAGGACAGCCTTTTCGCAAATCATCACTTCGGCTTTATTCTTTTTAATCCCAAAAAGAACAAGTCCGTTTTAGAAATCAATCCCGACAAATACTTCACACCCGCATCAAATACAAAGCTTCTTACCCTGCTCACAATCCTCGGTGAATTCCCCAACAGTGATTCCTTAACCCTCTTTAAATATCACAAAGCTGGTGATTCCCTAATAGTACAAGGGACAGGCCTCCCCAGTCTACTCCATCCCGATTTTAATGACACTTTGCCGGAATTTCTTACACAGAAAAAAAATCATATTTTCTTATCCCAAGAAAACAAACCTAAACGCTTTGGAGACGGATGGGCTTGGGACGATTACCCTTATCAGATATCAGCCGAAATATCGGACTTCCCGATTTACGGAAACAACGCAAGATTCACCCGGCAAGAAAACGGTAAAATCACGTCCGTAAACCGGATCTTCCGAGATTCAATCACAAACATATCGGGACCTTGGGCTCGTAACGAGAAGAAAAATATTTTTCATACAAATAAAATAAAGCGGGACACAACGGATATTCCTTTTATTACCTCCAATGAATTAACCTTAGCGCTACTTTCCGATACTTTAAAACAGAGCGTCCAGCCATGGAAAGCAGATTTCCCTAAATCAGCATCACACTTTAAGACCGCCGTACGAGATACGCTTTTAAAGAAAATGATGATCGACAGCGATAATTTTATCGCCGAACAGCTTTTACTTCATCTGGCTATCGAAAAATACGACACCACCGCCATTTCCATAGCCATTGACAGTGCCGTGTCGAAACATTTCGCCGACTTGAAGAACCAGCCGGTTTGGAGAGACGGGTCGGGCTTATCCCGCTACAACCTCAACACCCCCTCCAACATAATCGACACTTACCTGATGCTTGAGCGCCTCATCGGGCGGAAAAAACTCTTGACTTACCTTGCGAAAGGCGGAGAGACAGGTACTTTGAAAAAAATGTTTACGGAAGAACCACGGATAGAAATATTCGGGAAGACAGGTAGTATGAGCAATAATTTCGTCTTCAGCGGTTATCTGCTCACGAAAAAAGGCGAAACTTTGCTATTTTGTTTCATGAATACGCATTTCTCTCACTCCGTAAGTGAAATGCGGTCAGGTGTTGAACGGATTTTGCGTCTGGTTCACCAAAGTTACTGA
- a CDS encoding DUF4159 domain-containing protein: protein MRKSLLLILALACAPLWANAQIKIAKLKYNGGGDWYANKTALPNLIRFCNENLNTDLEPAEDFVEVGSPEIARYPYVYMTGHGNVVFSDQEASNLRKYLTSGGFLHIDDNYGLDKFIRLEMKKVFPELEFVELPFDHPVFKQRFNMPEGLPKVHEHDGKRPQALALIHEGKVVCFYSFESDLGNGWEDQSIHNDPETVRLAALKAGANIIEFAFSQP from the coding sequence ATGCGAAAATCACTGCTTCTCATTTTGGCGCTTGCCTGCGCCCCTCTTTGGGCCAATGCCCAAATCAAAATCGCCAAGCTCAAATACAACGGCGGAGGCGACTGGTACGCCAACAAAACAGCGCTTCCCAACCTAATACGTTTCTGCAACGAAAACCTGAACACGGACCTTGAACCGGCCGAAGATTTTGTTGAGGTGGGAAGCCCAGAAATAGCCCGCTACCCATACGTATACATGACAGGCCACGGCAATGTCGTTTTCTCCGACCAAGAAGCTTCCAACCTCCGAAAATACCTCACCAGCGGCGGTTTCCTGCATATCGACGACAACTACGGACTGGACAAATTCATCCGCCTCGAAATGAAAAAGGTATTCCCCGAGTTGGAATTCGTCGAATTGCCTTTTGACCACCCTGTTTTCAAGCAACGATTCAATATGCCAGAGGGGCTTCCGAAAGTCCACGAACACGACGGCAAACGCCCCCAAGCCCTTGCGTTAATCCATGAAGGAAAAGTTGTCTGTTTCTATTCTTTCGAATCTGACCTTGGAAACGGATGGGAAGACCAAAGCATCCATAACGATCCGGAAACTGTCCGGCTGGCCGCGTTAAAAGCCGGCGCCAACATAATTGAATTCGCATTCTCGCAACCCTAA
- a CDS encoding lysophospholipid acyltransferase family protein yields the protein MQKLVYYAFRVLVAIMRITPLWLLYILADFIYIIFYYVLKYRKSVVYGNLSRSFPEKSEKEIDALAKKFYHHLADIFAESLKGLGIGKEEVIKRYSFKGTDLVHERIKQGKTVLLAGTHCGNWEWGALSTPHYLEPDIYTLYKPLSNKYIDAYLKKQRADQGMYMIPTTETREIFQRKFEHPVAFILLSDQSPHNPRRAFWMNFLHQETGFLHGFEMQARRYGHSVVFFRTTKIKRGYYQIEFELITDTPKDYEPGMLTKEYAKRLEKLVLDDPAVWVWSHKRWRRQRPEGKPLL from the coding sequence ATGCAAAAACTTGTTTATTACGCCTTCAGGGTATTGGTCGCCATCATGCGAATCACGCCTCTATGGCTTTTATACATTCTAGCCGATTTCATCTACATAATCTTTTACTACGTACTCAAATACAGAAAAAGCGTAGTTTACGGAAACCTCAGTCGATCTTTCCCAGAAAAATCGGAAAAAGAAATCGATGCTCTAGCCAAAAAATTCTACCACCATCTGGCAGATATTTTTGCGGAAAGCCTCAAGGGCTTGGGTATAGGAAAAGAGGAAGTAATAAAAAGGTATTCGTTCAAAGGAACCGACCTAGTTCACGAGCGTATCAAACAGGGAAAAACCGTTCTACTCGCCGGCACACACTGCGGAAACTGGGAATGGGGAGCGCTCAGCACACCTCATTATCTAGAACCCGATATTTACACTTTATACAAGCCTTTGAGTAATAAATATATCGACGCCTACCTAAAGAAACAGCGTGCGGACCAAGGCATGTATATGATTCCCACTACGGAAACAAGGGAAATTTTTCAAAGGAAATTTGAACACCCCGTAGCATTCATTCTTCTTAGCGACCAATCTCCGCACAATCCCCGCCGCGCTTTCTGGATGAACTTTTTGCATCAAGAAACGGGCTTTTTACACGGATTCGAAATGCAAGCCCGCAGATACGGCCATTCGGTAGTGTTTTTCCGAACAACAAAAATCAAAAGGGGATATTACCAAATCGAATTCGAGCTGATAACGGATACGCCCAAAGATTACGAACCGGGCATGTTAACAAAAGAATACGCAAAAAGACTTGAGAAATTGGTGTTGGATGATCCCGCTGTTTGGGTTTGGTCTCACAAAAGATGGAGACGGCAAAGACCTGAGGGCAAACCTCTTCTCTAA
- the hslU gene encoding ATP-dependent protease ATPase subunit HslU, with protein MLGDTRYLTPREIVQELDKYIIGQNDAKRNVAIALRNRWRRMNVKGDIRGEINPNNILMIGPTGVGKTEIARRLAKIADAPFTKVEASKFTEVGYVGRDVESMIRDLVEQSVNMVSAQKKAEVKEKAMEIVEDIILDALIPPVSNKPARPLNDDEVPRTDAELNEKTRERFREKIRNKELEDRKIEISVKSAGPANIGMIGGGAMDDASMINLQEMLGNMMPKTSKKRKVTIEEARKILLEEESSKLIDMDEVKEEALRRAEETGIVFIDEVDKIAKASTSGGGGPDVSREGVQRDLLPIVEGTAVSTKYGVINTDHILFVAAGAFHFAKPSDLIPELQGRFPIRVELSDLTESDFYHILKEPRNALTKQYEALFGAEEVQLEFADEALKELATMAFRINSEVENIGARRLHTVVSKLLNEFLFDVPDVIGPNAKIMVTKEMVQDKLKGTVQDKDLSQYIL; from the coding sequence ATGTTAGGTGACACAAGATATTTGACTCCGAGGGAGATAGTCCAGGAGTTGGACAAGTATATTATCGGCCAAAACGATGCGAAACGCAATGTGGCTATCGCCTTGCGAAATCGTTGGAGGCGGATGAACGTAAAAGGGGATATCAGAGGAGAAATCAACCCGAACAATATCCTGATGATCGGACCGACGGGTGTGGGTAAAACTGAGATCGCTCGCCGATTGGCCAAAATTGCCGATGCGCCGTTTACGAAAGTGGAGGCTTCTAAATTTACGGAAGTGGGCTACGTGGGACGTGATGTGGAGAGCATGATTCGTGACCTCGTAGAGCAGTCCGTGAACATGGTTAGCGCTCAGAAGAAAGCCGAGGTAAAGGAAAAGGCGATGGAAATCGTGGAGGACATTATCTTGGACGCGTTGATTCCGCCGGTTTCGAACAAGCCAGCCAGACCGTTGAACGATGATGAGGTACCTCGTACGGACGCTGAATTGAACGAGAAGACCCGTGAGCGTTTCCGTGAGAAAATAAGAAATAAGGAGCTCGAAGACCGTAAGATCGAAATCAGCGTAAAATCAGCCGGGCCGGCCAATATCGGGATGATCGGTGGCGGAGCGATGGACGACGCTTCGATGATCAACTTGCAGGAAATGTTGGGGAATATGATGCCTAAAACCAGCAAGAAAAGGAAAGTTACGATTGAGGAAGCCCGCAAGATTCTGCTTGAAGAGGAAAGCTCGAAGCTCATCGATATGGATGAGGTGAAGGAAGAGGCTTTGCGCAGGGCGGAAGAAACCGGAATCGTATTTATTGACGAGGTTGACAAGATTGCCAAAGCGTCTACTTCAGGCGGTGGAGGCCCGGACGTAAGCCGTGAGGGCGTTCAGCGTGATTTGTTGCCGATTGTGGAAGGAACGGCTGTTTCTACCAAATACGGCGTGATTAATACGGACCATATCCTGTTTGTGGCTGCGGGCGCTTTTCACTTCGCGAAGCCTTCCGATTTGATTCCGGAACTTCAGGGACGTTTCCCGATCCGTGTGGAGCTGAGCGATCTTACCGAGTCGGATTTCTACCATATCTTGAAAGAGCCTCGAAACGCACTTACAAAACAGTATGAGGCGTTGTTTGGAGCGGAAGAAGTCCAGTTGGAGTTCGCCGACGAGGCGTTGAAAGAATTGGCGACCATGGCTTTCCGCATCAATAGTGAAGTGGAAAACATCGGGGCGAGACGTTTGCATACGGTTGTCAGCAAGTTGCTCAACGAGTTTTTGTTTGATGTTCCTGACGTAATTGGCCCGAACGCCAAAATTATGGTGACTAAGGAAATGGTTCAGGATAAGCTCAAAGGGACAGTCCAGGATAAGGATTTGAGCCAGTATATTCTTTAA
- a CDS encoding NifU family protein yields the protein MEDLIEKVDKALDNIRPYLEADGGNVQVVEITEDNVVKVELMGACGSCPMSMMTMKAGIEESVKRAVPEITAVEAINATQPIE from the coding sequence TCGAAAAAGTAGATAAAGCGTTGGACAATATCCGACCTTACCTCGAAGCCGACGGCGGCAACGTCCAGGTAGTGGAAATTACCGAAGACAATGTTGTGAAAGTGGAGCTTATGGGCGCTTGCGGTTCCTGCCCAATGTCAATGATGACAATGAAGGCCGGAATCGAAGAATCAGTTAAAAGGGCCGTACCAGAAATCACTGCAGTGGAGGCTATAAACGCTACCCAACCTATCGAATAA